One Bombina bombina isolate aBomBom1 chromosome 5, aBomBom1.pri, whole genome shotgun sequence DNA segment encodes these proteins:
- the LOC128659624 gene encoding putative nuclease HARBI1: MRFRCLDRSGGNLQYSPEKAITIIVSCCYLHNMAQEHGMLNDLLPPPQPPGEIFEPDVIYHPQPLNAHLERTELFKIYFQIEDCQLQILRNGIPLPFLSPHPYIYHIFPK; the protein is encoded by the exons atgcgctttcgctgcctggacagatcagggGGAAATCTCCAATACAGTCCTGAAAAAGCAATAACAATCATAGTGTCATGTTGCTATCTACAtaacatggcacaggagcatgggatgttgaACGATTTACTTCCAccaccacagcccccaggtgaaatctttgagcctgATGTAATTTATCATCCCCAACCactcaatgcccatttggagagaaCTGAACTATTCAAAATTTATTTTCAG attgaagattgTCAGTTAcagattctcagaaatggaataccactcccctTCCTCTCGCCTCATCCTtatatttaccacattttccctaaataa